The following are encoded in a window of Massilia sp. R2A-15 genomic DNA:
- a CDS encoding sensor histidine kinase, with protein MLLPAVLIAAVDFMFARSDTDGVATLVQQQLLMGAAKIISEPLAKIDGGYEISIPPAAFELFANKTQDRVFYSVRSKSGILLAGDADMPLYAGALEIEQEKYFLASMRGEPVRVIAYKHALPSTRSTDYAITEVAQTLHGHTAFRHDLMRTAVRETLILFVLLVSGLAFAVRWTLLPLIAFGAQLRDRRPGSLQKLDADTSLAELRPIIVALNDYVVRLDHTLGSYEQFVANTAHHLRTTFAILTSQINFGRRDPSANAACMEVFGAMQKSVAHGGRAINQLLVLATVEQKRPDAASVAVNLAATVTSVIEELAPLAQQKGIELGVDALDEQATVMCSAYLLRELIANLVDNAIQHLAGNGTVIASVLQAADATVLEITDSGPGIPEHQRARVFERFYRIDQTKAQSSGLGLAIVKEICDAIGAQVALCAGDHGAGLRVTVRFPIAGNHD; from the coding sequence GTGTTGTTGCCCGCCGTGCTGATCGCGGCGGTCGATTTCATGTTTGCGCGCAGCGACACCGATGGCGTGGCGACCCTGGTGCAGCAGCAGCTGCTCATGGGCGCCGCCAAGATCATCTCCGAACCGTTGGCGAAGATCGATGGCGGCTACGAGATCAGCATTCCGCCGGCGGCGTTCGAACTGTTCGCCAACAAGACCCAGGACCGGGTGTTCTACTCGGTGCGCAGCAAGAGTGGCATCCTGCTCGCGGGCGATGCCGATATGCCGCTGTACGCCGGAGCGCTGGAGATCGAGCAGGAAAAGTATTTCCTCGCATCGATGCGGGGCGAGCCAGTACGCGTGATCGCCTACAAGCATGCGCTGCCAAGCACGCGGTCGACCGATTACGCCATCACCGAAGTCGCCCAGACCCTGCATGGTCACACCGCATTCCGGCACGATTTGATGCGCACCGCCGTGCGCGAGACGCTGATTCTGTTCGTCCTGCTGGTCTCGGGCCTCGCATTCGCGGTGCGCTGGACGCTGCTCCCCTTGATTGCATTCGGCGCGCAGCTGCGCGACCGACGTCCCGGGTCTCTGCAAAAGCTCGACGCAGACACCTCGCTCGCCGAGCTGCGCCCGATCATCGTCGCGTTGAATGATTACGTCGTCCGCCTCGACCACACGCTCGGATCCTACGAGCAGTTCGTCGCGAACACCGCGCACCACCTGCGCACCACGTTCGCGATCCTTACGTCGCAAATCAACTTCGGCCGGCGCGATCCGAGCGCGAATGCCGCCTGCATGGAAGTATTCGGCGCGATGCAAAAGTCGGTCGCGCATGGCGGCCGCGCGATCAACCAGCTGCTGGTGCTGGCGACCGTGGAACAGAAGCGCCCCGACGCCGCGTCGGTGGCGGTCAACCTGGCGGCAACTGTCACCAGCGTCATCGAAGAACTCGCGCCGCTGGCGCAGCAAAAAGGTATCGAGCTCGGTGTCGACGCCCTCGACGAGCAGGCGACCGTGATGTGCTCCGCCTACCTGTTGCGGGAATTGATCGCCAACCTCGTCGACAACGCGATTCAGCATCTGGCCGGCAATGGAACCGTCATCGCCTCGGTGCTGCAAGCGGCGGACGCGACGGTGCTCGAGATCACCGATTCGGGCCCGGGCATTCCCGAGCACCAGCGCGCGCGCGTGTTCGAACGGTTTTACCGGATCGACCAGACCAAGGCGCAAAGTTCCGGCCTCGGCTTGGCCATTGTGAAGGAGATCTGCGACGCGATCGGCGCGCAGGTTGCCCTCTGCGCCGGCGATCACGGCGCCGGCCTGCGCGTCACCGTGCGCTTCCCGATCGCGGGCAACCATGACTGA